One part of the Symphalangus syndactylus isolate Jambi chromosome 1, NHGRI_mSymSyn1-v2.1_pri, whole genome shotgun sequence genome encodes these proteins:
- the LOC129460988 gene encoding large ribosomal subunit protein eL42-like, whose amino-acid sequence MVNVPKIHRTFCKKCGKHQPHKVTQYKKGKDSLHAQGKRRYDRKQSGYGGQTKPIFQKQAKTTKKIVLSLECVEPSCRSKRMLAIKRCKHFELGGDKKRKGQVIPF is encoded by the coding sequence ATGGTTAACGTCCCTAAAATCCACCGGACTTTCTGTAAGAAGTGTGGCAAGCACCAACCCCACAAAGTGACACAGTACAAGAAGGGCAAGGATTCTCTGCATGCCCAGGGAAAGCGGCGTTATGACAGGAAGCAGAGTGGCTATGGTGGGCAGACTAAGCCGATTTTCCAGAAACAggctaaaactacaaagaagattgTGCTAAGCCTTGAGTGTGTTGAGCCCAGCTGCAGATCCAAGAGAATGCTGGCTATTAAAAGATGCAAGCATTTTGAACTGGGAGGAGATAAGAAGAGAAAGGGCCAAGTGATCCCATTCTAA